The DNA segment CTCGCGATGGCGCGAGCACTCGCACACGCCGCCTACCACACGGGCCAGATCATGCAGATCGCCCGCGGATTGGCTGGAAGCGAGGGATGGCGGTGGCAGACGGTTCGACCGGGCGGGACGCGAGAGTTCAATCGTACGAAGGGGCTGCCGTACTGACGGCGGGGTCGCGAGCGGGAAAAAAGGAAAACCGCCGGAGCGGGATCGCTCCGGCGGTCGTCCGCGTTCGGTTGGCGCGGCGCGTCAGTCTGCATCACGTTTCGGAGTCCAGGCGTTGACCCGCTCCGCCAGCGTCTTGTCCTCAAACCCCTTGGGTTGGGTCCTGGCCTGGCTGAACAGTGCGGCCAACTCCTCGACCAGCGCCGACTTCTTGCGGCTCAGGGCGGCCGATCCGCGGGCCTTTCCTCCCAGCGTCCCGACCAGGTCGGCAAGCTGGATCTTCTGGTACCCCGACAGCCACTCGGCATCCGGCGTCCAGTGATCGCGGACCGCGACCTTCAACTCCGTCGCCAGCATGCCGAGCAGGGCCGTCTCCCGCTGGCCGTGCCCGGTCAGGCAGTCGGCTAACAGCACCACGAGAAGCTCGTCCAACGCCTTCTCGTTCAGCTTGCACAGCCGCTTGTACGCGTCCTCCTCGTACACGATCCTGTCCTTCTTGAACGGGTCGATCGCGTCCCGCTCCTTGCGGAGCGCGGCGAACACGTCGGACTTGAACGTCTCCGACGCCCCGGCGTGGAGAGTGGTCCCGTTGGCCTCGCGGCGGAGCGCGATCGCATCGCTGGTCACCTTGTCGTGGAGGGCCAGCACGAGCAGCCGCTTGCGGACGATGGCCGGGGCCGTCCGGACCGCCTGCCGCACCGCGATCGCCTCGTGATGCCGAACCGCTGCGGCCTGCCGGTCCGACAGGTCGTTGGCCGTGGGGGGAGGGGGCGGGGCCTCCGGCTTCCCGCCACCGCCCGCCGTCCCGTTCCGCCGCTCGTCCTTGCCGATCCTCGGCACCCGGTAGTGCCGCTCGACCCGGCCGTCCGGCGAAAGCACGAGGAACGCCGTCGCCCGGCACTTGGTCTCTTCGTCGTACCGTCCCTGGGCCTCGCGGACGATCTCATCCTCCTCCTGGTCGAGCGCGTCCAACTCGGCCGATGCCTTGTCGTCGTCCGCGTCATCTTCGCCGATCTCGATCTTCTCCCGCTTCTCGGCCAGCTTGTCGAGCCTCGCCCGCTCGGCCTGGGTGAACCTCGGCTCCGGCTCGCTCATGGAGTACAGCCGGTCCTGCACCTCGGCCCGCTCGCCAACGATGACCTCCTTCCATCCGTCCTCGATCAGCGTCTCCCGCTCCCTGGTCAACGCCGCGGCCTGGGCCTGCATGAACGCCTTCCGCTCGATCAGGACACAGTCGCGGAACAGGTCGGTGCTGACCGCCTCCGCCGGGAGCGAGTCCACGTCGAACAGAGCGTGCTTGGCGTCGATCCACCGGTCCTCGATCAGGTTGCGGACGTGCTGGGCGTGCCTCGGCCGTCCATCCGTCTCCTTCCACACCTCCATCTGCCTCGCCTCGGGCACCGCCGCGAACGCCTCGGCCGTCGCGGTGTCGATCTGGTTCGCCCGGTACGCGTCCTTCACCGTGCGGCACAGCCCGGCCAGCTTCATCCGCTGCCGGATGTACGCCTCGCTCACTCCGAAGTGGGCCGCGATCGCGTTGACTCCCTGGCGGTCGACGCTGGCCATCCGTGCGAACGCCTCGGCCTCGTCCAAGGGGTGCATCCCCTCGCGGGTGAAGTTCTCGGTGAGACTGAGTTCCTCGGCCTCCTCAGCCTCGACCTTTCGCACGACGCACGGGATGGACACTGTCTCATCCTGGTACACCGCCCGGAGCGCCTCCAGCCTCCGGTTCCCCGCGATCACCCGGAAGTGCCCGTTCTCCGGCCGGACCACCAGCGGCTCCAGCAGCCCGTGGGCCCGGATGGAGGCGACCAGTTTCCGGTGAGCCTCCCGCTCCGGCTTGACCCGCCTGGGGTTCCGGAGGTTGGCCACCAGCTTGGACAACGGGACGGTTACGCTCGCCTGACTGTGGCTCGATTGATTGGCCTGCATCGCCAGTCTCCTTGTGCCGAGACGGGCCAAGTCGCTCGGTCGAACCGATCGCACGGGCGCTTGCCTCTCGACGGAGGTGGGCTGCTCTCCTGGCGCGGGGGTCCCCCGCGCGTACAATCACCCCGGCGAGAGGCAAGGGGCATCCACTCATCTCAATGAAGAC comes from the Phycisphaeraceae bacterium genome and includes:
- a CDS encoding ParB/RepB/Spo0J family partition protein; amino-acid sequence: MQANQSSHSQASVTVPLSKLVANLRNPRRVKPEREAHRKLVASIRAHGLLEPLVVRPENGHFRVIAGNRRLEALRAVYQDETVSIPCVVRKVEAEEAEELSLTENFTREGMHPLDEAEAFARMASVDRQGVNAIAAHFGVSEAYIRQRMKLAGLCRTVKDAYRANQIDTATAEAFAAVPEARQMEVWKETDGRPRHAQHVRNLIEDRWIDAKHALFDVDSLPAEAVSTDLFRDCVLIERKAFMQAQAAALTRERETLIEDGWKEVIVGERAEVQDRLYSMSEPEPRFTQAERARLDKLAEKREKIEIGEDDADDDKASAELDALDQEEDEIVREAQGRYDEETKCRATAFLVLSPDGRVERHYRVPRIGKDERRNGTAGGGGKPEAPPPPPTANDLSDRQAAAVRHHEAIAVRQAVRTAPAIVRKRLLVLALHDKVTSDAIALRREANGTTLHAGASETFKSDVFAALRKERDAIDPFKKDRIVYEEDAYKRLCKLNEKALDELLVVLLADCLTGHGQRETALLGMLATELKVAVRDHWTPDAEWLSGYQKIQLADLVGTLGGKARGSAALSRKKSALVEELAALFSQARTQPKGFEDKTLAERVNAWTPKRDAD